A stretch of the Polluticoccus soli genome encodes the following:
- a CDS encoding T9SS type A sorting domain-containing protein, translated as MKKSTQTFLKGLAVACLVAIGGNAGAANYVATTTGAWTSGSTWLGGVAPSTNVTSDNITVNGSVIVYLDQNVSISGTSSLNVIGQLNSTAGQDLYVTNGATFTGAGSVNVDSLVLGGTSAVLGSTGSINARALTSLGLAVASGASITASESVKLAAGLLNLTSGTFTLNNNGKVYVAGGQAGVGGTAIVNLNTYDVHYIETSANAGIELYASGVRNVYIDVPAADSVLLTANWTLDDTLWLNSGKFVLNGNNVTIGGNGTVGAGGSGTISSTQSSSILITSNNSFLGSLNFTPNADVVNTLLINFANSNATVKLGSDLNIYTNLLLTNGKLDLDGNFLALGTSASVTGGSSASYVITSDDGGMSMDVPAGTTGTFMVGTAANFAPIAVTANPGSAGGVTSVGVNTGLQSGIFVGTDLALTQPVVNATWVVATDATTNVNMNIAPMWSPAMEVNGFNRTEAFVSANTNGTWDVMPAGAATASGSLYTMTRSNVTSDIGAYSVMDKDAVNSVEEVKADKGFVLYPNPVVNTLYFKMAASLNAPMQVNIYDLAGHLVKTAVANASNGVSVADLPSGFYTAQFNSGDHKATEKFVKQ; from the coding sequence ATGAAAAAATCTACTCAAACTTTTTTGAAAGGGCTTGCCGTTGCGTGCCTTGTAGCGATTGGTGGCAATGCCGGCGCTGCGAATTATGTCGCTACTACTACAGGGGCATGGACAAGCGGCTCTACCTGGCTTGGTGGCGTAGCTCCCTCTACAAACGTCACAAGTGATAATATTACAGTCAATGGGAGTGTGATCGTTTATCTCGATCAGAATGTGTCGATCAGCGGAACGTCAAGTCTTAATGTTATCGGTCAGCTGAATTCAACGGCCGGTCAGGATCTGTATGTGACCAACGGTGCGACCTTTACAGGCGCCGGATCGGTGAATGTGGATAGCCTCGTACTCGGCGGCACTTCTGCAGTGCTGGGCTCAACGGGCAGTATCAACGCGCGCGCATTGACGTCGCTGGGCCTGGCTGTAGCCAGTGGTGCGTCTATTACTGCAAGTGAATCTGTGAAGTTGGCTGCTGGCCTTTTGAATCTTACCAGTGGTACATTCACATTAAACAACAATGGTAAGGTATATGTTGCAGGTGGACAGGCCGGCGTTGGTGGTACTGCCATTGTGAACCTCAATACTTACGATGTACACTACATAGAAACAAGTGCGAACGCTGGTATTGAGCTCTATGCCAGTGGGGTAAGGAATGTATACATCGACGTACCTGCCGCCGATAGTGTTTTGCTAACAGCAAACTGGACACTCGACGATACATTGTGGCTTAACTCGGGAAAGTTTGTTCTGAATGGTAATAACGTAACGATAGGCGGAAATGGTACTGTCGGTGCTGGCGGGTCGGGCACTATTAGTTCTACCCAATCGTCCAGTATCCTTATTACCTCAAACAACAGCTTTTTGGGTAGCCTCAATTTTACTCCCAACGCAGATGTGGTGAACACGCTATTAATAAATTTCGCCAATAGCAATGCTACCGTAAAACTCGGTTCAGATCTGAATATATATACCAACCTGCTGTTGACAAATGGAAAGCTTGACCTTGATGGTAATTTCCTCGCGCTTGGCACAAGCGCTTCAGTGACAGGTGGATCTTCAGCAAGCTACGTGATCACCTCTGATGATGGCGGTATGAGCATGGATGTACCTGCAGGAACAACAGGTACTTTCATGGTAGGCACTGCGGCTAATTTTGCGCCGATCGCGGTAACGGCTAATCCGGGCAGTGCCGGCGGTGTTACCAGTGTTGGTGTAAATACAGGATTGCAATCGGGCATATTTGTTGGTACTGACCTGGCGCTCACACAACCTGTAGTAAATGCAACTTGGGTTGTAGCGACCGATGCAACTACAAATGTGAACATGAATATTGCTCCTATGTGGAGCCCGGCTATGGAGGTGAATGGTTTTAATCGTACAGAAGCCTTCGTTTCGGCTAATACAAACGGTACCTGGGATGTAATGCCTGCCGGCGCAGCCACGGCTTCAGGCAGCTTGTACACTATGACGCGTTCTAATGTAACCTCAGATATCGGCGCTTATTCGGTAATGGATAAAGATGCTGTGAACAGCGTGGAAGAGGTAAAAGCTGACAAGGGCTTTGTACTATATCCTAATCCCGTTGTTAATACGCTGTATTTTAAAATGGCTGCAAGCCTGAATGCGCCAATGCAGGTGAATATTTATGATCTCGCCGGTCACCTGGTGAAGACGGCTGTTGCTAATGCGTCGAATGGTGTATCTGTTGCAGACCTGCCTTCAGGCTTTTATACAGCACAATTCAACTCAGGCGATCATAAAGCCACCGAAAAGTTTGTGAAACAATAA